The window TTGTTCCctttgtttctactttgttctttGAAGATTTTTGTCCCTGGCTCGTTTTCACTCCTTTCAAAATTCTTGATGAATTCAGTCTCCACATAGATCACACTTCTGTCTCCTTTCTGTTCCTTCCTCAGGAGGAAGCATCCGGAAGTTTATCCCTTTCCTGCACCTCCCTCATGTCTTCACTCCTCTCTCTACCTAACTTAGACTCCCTGGTGCATCATTATAATGAATTACCCCTTTGCACACGTACTCtcaagcagaaagcatcaatggAGGAAACCGCCCTAAGAAAAGATGGGGAACTTTATGCGGAGGGATTCAACTCTCAAGTGCTGGGTCAATCTCGGCATCACCGAGGGGAAAGTAGACATAatacacttcctgatatgaagcAAAAGGAAGTGCAAAGCACCAGCAAAGAAGAATTCTTACCTATGAAGGTAAACCAAACTCTCACCAAACCTTTAGAGCTCACACCCACTTAACAGGAAATACAAGGCTAAGGAATCAAATTAATGAGGTTGCCAAAAGACAGAGCCAAAATGTGGAACATTCAGGACAAGGGACCCAACTGgttcagtgaggggaggggacatGAGAGGAGGGACTGTTCTGTGtgtaaagtaaaagaaatatgcaaaaaataaagcGTGTAGATGTTagatatggattttttttaaaaagaagcgtATTTTATACGTTTCACTCCAATCGAATATGAACTCAGTATGACATGGTAACCaggaatttgttttaattttttgaggtgggATAGTGGCATTGTGGTTGCTAGAAAAATCTCGTCATTTTTAAGAGATGCATTTTGAAGACCATAAAATTACAATAACGTCTGGATTTGGCTTAAAATATTTCAGCAAGGGATAAGAAAGGGGGCAGATGAAACAAGAGTGGCAGAATCTTATGGAACTTTATTATACTGTTCTTTCAAGTTTGCATAGAAAGCTACGTTTCTACACAAAAtctttcctaaattttttttttttttttttttttgcttaaagaaAAGCATTGAATTATTTGTGTccttagcatcttttttttttttttttagaaaggggggtggagagagagaggagagagagaaggggggaggagcaggaagcatcaacccccatatgtgccttgatcaggcaagcccagggtttcgaaccggcgacatcagcatttccaggtcgacgctttatccactgcgccaccacagatcaggctgtgtCCTTAGCATTTTTAAGTAGCCTATTCATACCTGTACATCACCGAGTGTCTATCCATTCCAACAAAGACCTCCGTTTTGGTGCTAGCCAGAGAGGAGGCCCGGGTCGTTGCCAGGGAACGGCGCGTTGCCAGGGAACGGCGTGACCGGCGAATCGAGGAGTTTCCTAGAGAGCCACCGGAAGTGAGCGTTGGAGGCCTCgaagcagggcgctctgggctgCTGTTTTCTCATTGTCTGGGGAAGCTGCCCGCCGGAAGTGCCGCGCCGGAGCGGGCAGAGCGGCGGTTAGCGGGGATCCTCCGGCTGGGCGGCCACCTTCCTAGCTGACGCCGTGCGCGCCCTGGCTCCCCGCCCCTCACCCCTGCTTCCTCCTTTGTTCTTCCCTGCCGGCTGCGTGCGCGCGCATGCAGTTCCTGAGCGCCCCGCGGGGACCGCGCGCGATGGGCCGAACCCCTGCGCTGCAGAGTCCCCGAGCCAGCGTCGGAGGGCGGGCGGCACCGACCGATCCCAGACAGTGGAAGGGGGTGGGATACGGCGCACGTTTGTGGCACCATCAGGGAAAGCGGTAAGGGCCATGGGAAAAAACGGGAGGAACGGTGAAGCAGGGGGGGAAGGCGCGTCGCCATGGGAACGAGCGGGATGCGGAGGAGGTCTCCTTGGCAACGTGACGGACAGACAAGCAGGCAGACGGGTGTAGGGAGCCGGAGTAGCTGCCCCGACGGTGCCGGTGCCCGCAGACGGAAGGGAGAGGAGGTCTGTGACCGCAGAGGGTTGAGTGACAGGCGGGGAGGTCACGCCCCGCCGCCACGCGCGCCACTGGGAGGTCACGCCCCACCGCCACGGGCGCCACTGGGAGGTCACGCCACGCGCGCCGCTAGGAGGCCCCGCCCCGCCGCCACGCGCGCCTCTGGGAGGTCACGCCCCGCCGCCACGCGCGCCCCTGGGAGGTCACGCCCCGCCGCCACGCGCGCCTCTGGGAGGTCACGCCCCGCCACCACGCGCGCCTCTGGGAGGTCACGCCCCGCCGCCACGCGCGCCTCTGGGAGGTCACGCCCCCCACCACCTCGAgcgcagctttttttttttttttaatttttttttttaatttttattttatttattcatttttagagaggggagagagagagacagagaaggagagagaggagagagagacagagagagagaaagagagagaaggggggaggagctggaagcatcaactcccatatgtgccttgaccaggcaagcccagggtttcgaaccggcgacctcagcatttccaggtcgacgctttatctactgcgccaccacaggtcaggctcgagcGCAGCTTTTATTGTGAGCGAGCCGGGCAGGTGGGGGCTCCACGGGATGGCGGCGTTCCGGAGGGCCTCGTCCCGTGCTCGCTCCGAGGAAGACGGAGCCCCTTGGGAGGGTTTTtagcagagagagaaactgactgaacttgagttttgttttgttttttcctttttattcactgagaagcagggaggcagagagagacactCCCGCGTGGGCTCGACTGGGATCTACTCGGCTTCCCACCGgagggcgatgctccgcccagcAGGGGCCGGctctccgttgcttggcaacacAGCGGCTTCAGCCTGAGTCcgtagagccatcttcagcgccggGAGCCAACTTGCTCCGATAGAGCCATGATAGAaccgtggctgcgggaggagaagagagagaaagagggtgggagaagtgagagggggaggcgtggagaagctgatgagcgcttctcctgtgtacccctgactgggaatcggacCAGGACTTccccacactgggctgacgctctgccactgggccagccggccagggcctccgcGTGCGTCTTAAGCGGACCACCCTGTCGTATTAAGAAGACAGGAGCGGAAGGCAAGGGTAGAAGCGGGACGACCCGTGAGACGCGGCTCCCGCGGTGATGCGCGCGGGCGGGCTGTGTGTGAAGGAGCTTTGGCCCGGGATGCAGGATGGTAGCACTGGAGGGTGTAGTCTGCATATATTAACAGATGTgtcctcctctgctccctcatCTCCCGTAGACACCTCACCTCACGGTCCTCCGTGATTCTTCATTTTTGCTGTGCTCACTTTTCTCCTTTCACTTCGTTGAATATGCAGGAAAACAAGGCGTGAGCTCACAGCCAGCTTCATGCTGCTTATGAACCGTTCCCCCAAATTCCAGGGCGGTGTTTGACATAGCAAGCCGGGTCGCAGCCGCCCTGGGGGTCACGAGTGGCTTGTGTTCCCCGAAGAAGGCTGGCTGGCATTCACCAGAgtcactttaattatttttttttctctttagacaAAGCTATAACTGACTCTGGGTACTGGATCCAAccagcagagaagaaagaaaccacaGCAGGTAAGAGGAGTGTGTGCAGTCTGCAGCACAGCgcgaggaggaggagagagaagtgggtcCAGGACACCAGTGGGAATGGGCTGGGCCTCCATTACCCTGCAGACCTCTCCTAGTGGGTACTTTTCCTGGATGGGCTGGTGATCATTAAAGCTTTTTAGTTAAAGGGAGTAACTggatagcattttttaaaaagtgttttataagGTATGTCAAGGACTGAgtccctgcttttctctcccccttcagtATTTCTGGGAGTCAGTTTCCACAGACAGAACTTCACGGTTACTTGCGGCTCCCTGCACGTTTTCCTCCTCTCCCGGACCTCACTGCGTTCGTTCTGTGCCCTGCACGAGGCCGTGGTGGCAGAGGAGGGCGCAGGACCACGAGCCAGCTGCCCTGGGCTCCTGGTTCCGTCTCCTGCGGGGGGAGGTGAGGCACACGGGTGTTTAGGCAGGAGTCGTAGCCGCTAGGAGTGAAGAGGATGacagaacggggggggggggggggctcctgggggccGGCAGTTGGCCAGTTATTGAGCATTTGTAGAAAGTCTTCTGTTATTTCCATGCCAGGCTTGGATCAGTATCAAGAGGAACTAAATTACTTAGTTTCTAACCTCatcttaaataaaatttggaaataataaagatttgttttaaaaaggttCTACAAAGAAAGCAATTTATCAAAGAAACTGAATGCATTTAGTCACTTAGCTGTGCAATTTGATATATGTGATGGTTTGCAGATGGgcgtatatatgcatatgtgtgtgtgtgtgtgtgtgtgtgtgtttacacattaaagcttgtGTAACTCAGTAACTCCTAGCCAACTACAATTTTATTCATGTAAAATTtgagtatggccctggccagttggttcagtgtatagagcgtcagcctagcgtatggacgtcccaggttggatttctggtcagggcactcaggagaagcaaccatctgcttctctctccctccctctcccccttctctcccctttccccttctgtagccaatggctcagttggttatagtattggccaggcactaaggatagcttattggtctgagcatcggccctaggcactgaggatagctcagttgattccagcatcagctccagacggggttgccaggaggatcctggtcggggtgcatgcagaagcctatctatctctcctctttccacttaaaaaaaaaattagtatgtaaTTGTATTCTTGTACACCTTTTTAGAACCCTGAGGTTTTAGAATTGTAATATAGGTGCCCGAGAAGTAGAAGATAAAGCAGTGTCAAAACATTTAGTCATGAAACTTTGAGCACAGTAAAGGCAGATGGGGACACGTGATGCTGGACTTAGAAGTGCTCTGGGTGGCGCATGGGAAACAAGGCAGGTAAGATTTTATAGCCGTGGCTGAGGAAGGTGGGCCCAGAAGAAGGATCAGCCAGCCCGGAGTCATAGATCAGGCGGATGGCACAGACTTTGGGCAGAGGACTAGGTCCCTGGACACCCACAAGTAGGCTTTTTAGTATATGTTATCTGCAAAGGAGAACAAAGAGAAGTACATTTCTAAGTATATTGTTTGAACTTCCAGAGGAGAAA is drawn from Saccopteryx leptura isolate mSacLep1 chromosome 1, mSacLep1_pri_phased_curated, whole genome shotgun sequence and contains these coding sequences:
- the LOC136388502 gene encoding uncharacterized protein, producing the protein MWNIQDKGPNWFTREEARVVARERRVARERRDRRIEEFPREPPERGSSGWAATFLADAVRALAPRPSPLLPPLFFPAGCVRAHAVPERPAGTARDGPNPCAAESPSQRRRAGGTDRSQTVEGGGIRRTFVAPSGKAVRAMGKNGRNDKAITDSGYWIQPAEKKETTADQKEVVHTWIWGLVAERWRKTRHYRHNAAESSARSSGYRLCRSRKPGKPACQEYMSR